The Culex pipiens pallens isolate TS chromosome 2, TS_CPP_V2, whole genome shotgun sequence DNA window TAACGCCGGCGTAGAGCACATGAAGAAGTACGGAACCAAACCGGAGCACTTTGCCAAGATCGCGTACAAGAACCACAAACATTCCACCAACAATCCGTAAGTCCACCCTCGAAAAATGGTCAAGTTACGAATCTAATCTCATCGACTCTCGTGTAGCTACTCGCAGTTCCAGGACGAGTACTCGTTTGATCAGATTGTCAAGTCTACCCAGGTGCACGAGTTCCTGACCAAGCTGCAGTGCTGCCCAACCAGCGACGGTTCCGCCTGCTGCATCCTGGCCAGCGAAAGCTTCGTCAAGCGGCACGGACTGGAGGCGCAAGCCGTCGAGATTCTGGCGATGGAGATGTCCACCGATTTGCCGTCTTCGTTTGGCGTAAGTAATTGCGCTAGGGCCCGCTAGGGTGCTCTGCTATTTTGGGTTGCTTGTTCGAGAAACTAGATGAGAACTATCTCAATTTTAGGAAGGAAGCGCCATGAAGATCGTCGGCTACGACATGACCAAGAATGCCGCGGATAAGGTCTTCGCCAAGACCAACTTCAAGCCCCAGGACGTCGATGTGGTGGAGCTGCACGACTGCTTCTCGGCGAACGAACTGATCACGTACGAGGCGCTTGGACTGTGCCAACCCGGCAAGGCAGGGGAGTTCATCGATCGGGGTGACAACACGTACGGAGGACGCGTCGTGGTCAACCCAAGCGGTGGACTGATCTCGAAGGGTCATCCTCTGGGTGCAACGGGGCTGGCTCAGTGCTCCGAGCTGTGCTGGCAGCTGCGAGGTGAAGCCGACAAGCGTCAAGTTAAGGGTGCTAAGCTGGCTCTTCAGCACAACATTGGACTGGGTGGTGCCGCCGTGGTTGCGCTGTACCGTCTAGGATTCCCGTACATCAAGAATCCGGTCAACAAGAACTTAACGGCTGCCGGCAAGCTGAAGGATACTCCGGACGGCTTCCTGGTCGCTCCGTACATGAAACTGCTGGAGGAGGCCATGGCAGACGACAAGGACAACCTGATCGAGAAGGTTCGAGGCATTTATGGGTTCAAGGTGACCAACGGTCCGGATGGTGCCGAGGGTTACTGGGTTATCAACGCAAAGACTGGCAAGGGATCCGTCGCTTACAAGGGGACCGACAAACCCGATGTGACCTTCATCATCAACGACATCGATGTTGTGGACCTGATCTCTGGCAAGCTGAACCCCCAAAAGGCCTTCTTCCAGGGTAAGGTTAAGGTGCAAGGCAACATGGGACTGGCCATGAAGCTGATTGACCTGCAAAAGAGTGCAAACAAGCGCATCGAGGAGCTTCGAGCAAAGCTGTAAAGTCATC harbors:
- the LOC120412653 gene encoding sterol carrier protein 2, which translates into the protein MGVPKVYVVGVGMTKFEKPGRREDFDYPQMAKEAVTKALNDARIKYQDVQQATVGYVYGDSTCGQRALYEIGFTGIPVYNVNNNCSTGSTALLLAKQLIETGNNDCVLALGFEKMERGSLTSKYMDRTNPVELLVTAMAEKHDITGAPISAQLFGNAGVEHMKKYGTKPEHFAKIAYKNHKHSTNNPYSQFQDEYSFDQIVKSTQVHEFLTKLQCCPTSDGSACCILASESFVKRHGLEAQAVEILAMEMSTDLPSSFGEGSAMKIVGYDMTKNAADKVFAKTNFKPQDVDVVELHDCFSANELITYEALGLCQPGKAGEFIDRGDNTYGGRVVVNPSGGLISKGHPLGATGLAQCSELCWQLRGEADKRQVKGAKLALQHNIGLGGAAVVALYRLGFPYIKNPVNKNLTAAGKLKDTPDGFLVAPYMKLLEEAMADDKDNLIEKVRGIYGFKVTNGPDGAEGYWVINAKTGKGSVAYKGTDKPDVTFIINDIDVVDLISGKLNPQKAFFQGKVKVQGNMGLAMKLIDLQKSANKRIEELRAKL